CGAGTTTTGCCGCGCGCTTAATCAGGACGGGCGCGGGCGGGCTCTTCGTGATGAACGTAAACGAGCGGTCCTCGAACACGGTAATGACCGCGGGAATGATTAGCCCCTGCTGGTCCTTTGTGCGTTCGTTGAACTGTTTGCAGAACTCCATAATCTGCACGCCGTGCTGGCCCAACGCGGGGCCGACCGGCGGCGCGGGGTTCGCTTGGCCCGCGGGACACTGCAACTTGACGATTGCCTTGACGGCTTTTGGACCGCCCTTGGCTGGCTTACCCATGACTGTGCTCCGTGCTCTCTCGAAACGTAGTGGGCGATGCGCCCGTTAGATTTTTTCCACCTGCCAGAATTCGACTTCGACGCTCGTAAGGCGCTCGAAGATTTCGACCATCACTTTCAACCGTCCGCTCTCGTGGTTGATCTCATCGATATTGCCGAGGAAATTCGAGAACGGCCCGTCGATAATCTTCACGCGCTCGCCCTGTTCGAATTTCACTTTCGGCTTCGGACGTTCGCGCTCGCCGCGCTGCTCTTCGAGAATCGCCTGAATCTCCGCGTCCTCCATCGGCACCGGGGCCGTGCGCGACCCGATGAACCCGCTCACGCCTGGCACTTCCTTGATCATGTGCCACAGTTCGGCGTTCTTTTCCGGGTGCACCGGCAATTGCACGAACACATAACCCGGGTACGATTTGCGGCGCGAGACTTTTTTCTCGCCGGAGCGAATCTCGGCGACTTCTTCGACCGGCACGAGTACTTGACCAATCAAGTCGCGAATGCCCGCCTGCTCCGCGTGTGCGAGCAGGTTCTTCATGACATTGCCTTCCTGGCCCGAATACGCGTGCAGCGCATACCAACGGCGCTTGATGCCATCATCAACGACAACCGGCGCTGCCTCTTCCTTAGGCGTTTCCGCTTCAGGCGTTTCCGCTTCGCCCTCGGTCACGGTCACGGAAACCTCTTCGGTCACGTCCGCGCCGGTATCTATCGTTTCATCGGTCGACACATCCGGCTCCCTAGCCCAGCTTCAGAATCAGCGCCATGAGATTGTTGAAAATGAAGTCGTAAATTCCCAAAACGATGCCCGAAATCAGCAGCGACCACAGGACCAACTGTGTCAGGCTCTTCAGTTCGGCCTGCGTAGGCCACGAAACCTTTTTCATCTCGCTGACCACGTCTTCGAAAAACTCGCGGACTGTCGCAATGAGACCCGGTTTCGCCTGGGTCGGCGATGTAGGGGCCTGTTTCGGCGTACCGCTGGTCGGCGCAGTCACTTGCTTCGTTGCCATCGTTGTAACACTACCTCTAATCGAAAATGGCAGGGCTGGAGGGACTCGAACCCCCAACCTTGGGCTTTGGAGGCCCCTGCTCTAGCCAATTGAGCTACAGCCCTGTGGGACAACCTCTTCTTATGTATGTGCTTGCCAGTTCTGACGTTGAACCGGAAAGCCCGCACGCGGAAACTACGTTCGTGCGTAGCACCACCCGGAGGGCCAACGGCCAGCCGCAGACCCAATAGTATCGCTTGACAACCCAGTGCAAGTCAACTAGTTCGCCAAACGCCTGTTCGTCTCCGTGTATGTCGAACTTGTATCTGTCCGACCGGTCCGACGTGTCGTTACGCCAGAATTTTGGTGACGACGCCTGCGCCGACGGTCCTGCCGCCCTCGCGCACGGCGAACCGCAGGTTCTCGTTCATGGCGATCGGCGTGATCAGCTCCGCCGTCATCTTGATGTTGTCGCCCGGCATCACCATCTCCACCCCCGCCGGCAGCGTCATGTTGCCCGTCACGTCCGTCGTCCGGAAGTAGAA
This genomic window from Candidatus Hydrogenedentota bacterium contains:
- the secE gene encoding preprotein translocase subunit SecE; protein product: MATKQVTAPTSGTPKQAPTSPTQAKPGLIATVREFFEDVVSEMKKVSWPTQAELKSLTQLVLWSLLISGIVLGIYDFIFNNLMALILKLG
- the rplK gene encoding 50S ribosomal protein L11; the encoded protein is MGKPAKGGPKAVKAIVKLQCPAGQANPAPPVGPALGQHGVQIMEFCKQFNERTKDQQGLIIPAVITVFEDRSFTFITKSPPAPVLIKRAAKLAKASGEPNKNKVGSVTKSQLKEIAEIKKNDLNAASMDAAVSMLAGTARSMGITVSD
- the nusG gene encoding transcription termination/antitermination factor NusG gives rise to the protein MKRRWYALHAYSGQEGNVMKNLLAHAEQAGIRDLIGQVLVPVEEVAEIRSGEKKVSRRKSYPGYVFVQLPVHPEKNAELWHMIKEVPGVSGFIGSRTAPVPMEDAEIQAILEEQRGERERPKPKVKFEQGERVKIIDGPFSNFLGNIDEINHESGRLKVMVEIFERLTSVEVEFWQVEKI